AGACCTCAGACGAGGAGTGGTACGAGGCCTTCGACCTGCTGGTGATGAGCGTCGTCCGCACCGTTCGCGCGGCCGCGCCCCACCTCGCGGCCGACGGCGGCGGGACGGTCGTGACGATCGCCTCGGTGAGCGTCAAGGAGGCCGTCGACGACCTCGTGCTCTCGAACGCCGTCCGCGCGGGCGTGATCGGCCTGGAAAAGACGCTCTCGAAGGAACTCGCCCCGGAGATCCGGGCGAACGCCGTCCTCCCGGGAACTCACGAGACGCCGCGCGTCGAGACGCTGATCGAGAAGGGCGTCGAGTCGGGGAAGTACGACTCCTACGAGGCGGGGTTGGACGAGTGGGGCGGCGACATCCCGGCCGGCCGCATCGGCGAGCCGATGGACCTCGGGCGCGTGGTCGCGTTCCTCTCCTCGCCGCAGTCGTCGTACGTCTCCGGGACGGCGCTACCGATCGACGGCGGCGAGAGCTCGTCGAATCTGTAGTTTAGGCCGGAGTTCCCGCGTCGACGACGCCGACGAATCGGAACCCACGTTACGGTGGCCCCTCGACGTCGAGACGTGACCGAAGCGACGGCGACGACGGAGTCGGCGACCGAGATGACGGCCTACGCCCGGCGGATGCTCTACACCGTCTCACTGGGCTGGGCACTCCTCCAGACCGGGCGGTTTCTCCTCTCGCCGCTCCTGCCGACGATCATCCGCGACCTCGGGATCACGGAGGCGACTGCGGGGATCGCGCTGGCCATCTTCCAGGGCTCCTACGCGCTCGTCCAGTACCCGAGCGGCGAGTACTCCGACCGCTGGAACCGGACGACGCTGATCGTCCCCGGGCTCGTCGTCCTCGCGGTCGGCTTCGCGCTCTTCGGCCTCGCGCAGGGCATCGTGCTGTTCGTCGTCGCCTCCACGGTCGTCGGCGTCGGCAAGGGCCTGTTCGCCATCCCCTCGCGGGCGCTGCTCTCGGATCTCTTCACCGCGAACCGCGGGCGCGCCCTGGGGATCTACGCCGCCGGCACCGACATCGGCGGGCTGGTCTCCTCCGGCGTCGCCGTGCTCGCGCTGACGTACTTCACCTGGCGGACGCCGTTCTTCCCGGTCGCGATCGCGCTCGCCGTCGTCACCGTCGTCTACGCCACCGCGACGCGGGAGGGCTACCGCGTCGGGAGCGCGTCGCTGGACCTCGGCGGGACCGTCGGCCGACTCGTCCAGAGCACCCAGCAGCGGCGGACGCTCGTGGCGTTCACGCTGTTTTACTTCATGGTCGGCGGCTTCATCAACTTCGCACCCACCTACCTCGCGCAGGCGAAGGGCTTCAGCGAGAGCCTCGCCGGGCTGAGCTTCGGGATCGTCTTCGCGGTCGGCTTCGCCGTCAAGCCGGCCGCGGGCACTCTCGGCGACCGCTTCTCCCGGCGGGGGATCGCCGTCGCCGGCCTCCTGATCGCCGCGGCCGCGCTCGGAGGACTGCTCGTGGTCTCGACGAACCTCGCGATCTGGGTCGCGATCGGCGTGCTGGCGCTCGGCTACAAGACGGGCTTTCCCCTGGCGGACGCGATCATCATCGACGGCGCGCCCGACGACGGGATGGGCGCCGACCTCGGCGCGGCCAGGGCGCTGTTCCTGAGCGCGAACGCGCTCGGCCCGGCGTACGTCGGCGTCGTCGCCACCTACGCGAGCTACGACCTCGCCTTCGTCGGCTTCATCGCCTGCCTCGTCGTCGCGGCGGCGCTCTTGGTCGTGAGCGACTGATCGTGATTGCTCTCGTCTCGTCCCGCGGAATGCCGTCACCGCGGGGGTAGCGTTCGGCGGGAGACAGTGAGAGTAATCACTATGAGCGGAAGGGGACCTACCGCGTCGGCTCGGGCGCGCGCCAGGCCAGGCCGACGCCGACGACGGCGAGCGCGCCCGCGAGCAGGAACGCGAGGTCGAAGCCGAACCGGGAGACGACGGCGCCGCCCGCGATCGGCGAGAGGAACGCGCCGGCGAGGCCGACGCTCGTCTGGAACGCCACCGCGGTCGCGGCGACGCGCTCTGTGACCACCTCGCGGACGTACGTGAACGACAGCCCGAGCGTGAGCTGGATGGCGAACCCCGAGAGCAGCAAGGCGCCGACGAGGAGCGGCACCGACCCGAGGCGGGTGAAGACCAACACGAGCGGCGCCGCGAGCCCGAACGAGCCGAGGAGCACCGGCTGTCGCTGCCCGCCGAAGACGACGTCCGAGAGGAGCCCGCTGCTCACCCGCGAGAGCACGCCGACCGCGGGGAACAGCGACACCAGCAGTCCGCTGAGCGCCAGCGAGAGGCCGATCTCCTGATTCAGGTACGACGAGCCCCAGCTGTTCATAAACAGGTACAGCGCGTAGCTGAGAAAGCCGAGGACGCCGAGGTGCCAGACCGTCGGATTCCGCAGGACGGTTCCGAACTCCCGCAGCGACGGCGCGTCGCCGCGGGCGGCCCCGAGCCCGCGGCTCGACGGCCAAAAGAGCACGAGCCCCAGGAGCGCGACGCCGGTGAACGCCGGGAAGATCGCCGGCCAGCCGAACCGCGCCGCGATCACGGGCCCGGTCGCCTGCCCGACCGCGAAGCCGACGGGGCCGCTCGCGGTGAAGATCCCCACGGCCGTCGCGCGGATGTCCGGGCTCACGGCCCGACTGACGATGTCGATGCCGGCGTTCCAGACGACGACGTACGCCAGCCCGCCGACCGCCCGGGAGGCGATCACCGACCGGTAGGAGCCGCCGCGCGCCGCGATCCACCCCCAGACGCCCGCGACGAACAGCGCCAGCACCGCCAGCGCCATCACGCGCCGCGAGTCCGTCCGGTCGAGCACGACCCCCGCGGGGAGGCTCCCGACGACGGCGGTCCCGAACATCACGCCCACTAATAGCCCCGCGACGGTCGGGCCGATCCCGAGCGACTCCCGGATGAGCGGCGTCACGCTCGCCGGCACGATCTCGTAGGCCGCCAGGCTCACCGAGATGAGCCCCGCACCGGCCAGGAGTCCGTAGGTGCGCAGTTCCCACCCCGACTGCCGCGTCGCTGGCGACTCCGCCGGGTCGCGCGCTTCGGGTGGCGTGGTCATCGTCCCGACGTGCCGCCCGCCGGATATAGAAGGCAGCGATGTGACCGCAGTCCCGGAGATCCCGGACCGTGTGACGCCCTCTCGATCGTACGCTTTTGTACTCGCGCGCCCTACTGGCTGGCGATGGAACTCGTCTCCGTCGCTGCCCTCGCCGAGAACCGCGTGATCGGACGGAACGGCGAACTCCCTTGGGAGAGCATCCCCGCCGACAAGCGCCAGTACCGCGCCCGCGTCGCCGGCGCGCCGGTGATCCTCGGCCGCCGGACCTTCGAGTCGATGCTGGAGGATCTCCCCGGCAGCCACCAGATCGTCCTGAGCCGCAGCGAGCGCGACTTCGCGGTCCCGACCGCGTTCCGCGCGGGCGACGTCGACGACGCGGTCGCGATCGCCGAGGGCCTCGGCGCCGGGCGCGCGTACGTCCTCGGCGGCGCCGGCATCTACGACCTCTTCCAGCCGCACGTCGACCGGATGGTCCTCAGCCGCGTCCCCGGCGAGTACGACGGCGACGCGTGGTATCCCGAGTGGGACGCAGACGAGTGGGAGCTGGTGTCGCGGTCGGACGAACCGGGGTTCACGCTCGAAGAGTGGGTGCGGCGAGCGGCGTCGTAACGCCGCGTCAGGTACATACGAATCCGGGCCCAATTCGGAGTGATGACGACCGAAACGGCCACGTTCGGCGGCGGGTGCTTCTGGTGTACCGAGGCGGCGATGAAGGTCCTCGACGGCGTCAGCGCCGTCACCTCGGGCTACGCCGGCGGCGACGTCCAAAACCCCACCTACCGGCAGGTCTGCTCAGGGTCGACCGGCCACGCCGAGGTCGTCCAGGTCGAGTACGATCCCGAGGCGATCGGCTACGATCAGTTGCTGGAGGTGTTCTTCGCGACCCACGATCCCACGCAACTGAACCGCCAGGGCCCCGACGTCGGCACGCAGTACCGCTCGATCGTGCTCTACCACGACGACGAGCAGCGCCGGCAGGCCGAGGCGTACGTCGAGGCGCTCGATGCGGAGTACGACGACGACGTCGTGACCGAGATCGAGCCCTTAGAGCGCTTCTGGGCGGCCGAAGAATATCACCAGGACTACTTCGAGAAGAACCCCTCGGACGCCTACTGCCGGATGCACGCCCAGCCGAAGGTCGAGAAGGTGCGCGAGAAGTTCGCGGAACTGCTCGACGCCGAGGCCGCGACTTCGGACTGAGTCCGCGCCCGCGCCGGGGCCGCCGCGCGAACGCAGGCGGCGCTCACGCTTTCGGCAGGCGGATCCGGACGCTGTTGCCGCCGCGGTCGCTCTCATCGAAGAGCAATTCGCCGCCGTAGCTCTCGGCGACCCACTTCGCCAGCCACAGCCCCAGCCCGCTGCCGTGGTGGGTCTGTGTGGCCTCCAGATCCCCGGTGAGGATGTCGCGTTCGTCGGCCGGGATCTTCGGCGCGTCGTCCTCGACACGGATCTCCGCCCAGCCGGGGTCGAAGCGCAGGACCGACACGCGGACGAACGGTTCGGGCGCGGGGTTGTGCTCGATCGCGTTTTCGACGAGGCTGTTGACGGCCGAACTGAGGTGGCCGTTGCCGCGGACCCGCAGCTGGTCGGGCAGCTCGGCCGCGATGGTGGCCGACGGCGCCCGCTTGCGGTGGTCGTCGACGATGCGGTGGACGAGCGGCACGCTGTCGACCACGTTGGCGTCGTCGGTGGCCGACAGGACCGCGTCGATCTCGCCCGCCTCCCGCGACAGCGACGCCAGATTGTCGGCGGCGCGCTCGATCGTCGCCGCCGCGCCGGTCGTCTGCCCGGACCCCTCGGGGAGCTGATCCAGGAGGCGAGCGGTGTGGCCGAGGATGACGTTCGCCTCGTTGCGGAGGTTGTGTCGGAGCACCCGATTCAGGACCTGGAGGCGGTGTTGCTGTCGGACGAGGTCCGTGATGTCGGTGTAGACGGCGAAGCCGTCGATCGGCCGGTCGTCGCGTGCGTAGGGGATGCCGCGATAGAGGAACTCCCGGAGCCCGGTTTCGGTCTCGCGTTTCACCCGCTGGTAGTTGACCTCGCCCGTGCCCGTCTGCTCGTCGAGCCGCTCGGCCTCGTCGAGGAGCCACTCGGGGACGATCCAGTCGTTGAGGGAATCGCCGCAGATCGCCGCGGTGGCGTATCCGAAGATGTCCGCGAACGCCCGATTGACGTCCCGTACGATCGGTTCGCCGTCCACCAGCTCGAACTTGACGACCGCGTCCTGGACGTGTTCGATGAGGTGTTCGTAGGGGTCGTGGGCGACCGCGTCCGGCTCCCGGGGCTCCATCTATAGACGCCCAATTCGCGCTGTTCAGAATATATGTTTCGGAAGAGAATCAAATTTGATTTCAGCGTGTGAACTATTATTCGATACAATAGCCCTCATTCAGGAATTTCTGAGGAAAAATATCGAAAGATATGATCAGAGATCCGATCGTCCGCCGCGACGCCTACTCCTCGGAGAGCCGCCCGGGGGCCCACTCGCCGTCGAAGTCCTCGTGGAGGTACGGCCGGGCGCCCTCGCCGCTGTACGTCGCGACGAGCTGGCCGTCGCCCTCCAGGTGGTACTTGTACGTCGTCAGCCCGTCGAGGCCGACGGGCCCGCGTGCATGGGTCTTGCCCGTGCTGATGCCGACCTCCGCGCCGAGGCCGAAGCGGTAGCCGTCGGCGAAGCGGGTCGAGGCGTTGTGGAAGACGGAGGCGGCGTCGACGCCCCGCATGAACTTCTCGGCGTGCTCGGCGGTCTCGGTGAGGATCGACTCGGTGTGCTTCGAGCCGTGGGCGTTGACGTGGCGGATCGCCGCCTCCAGGGAGTCGACGACCTTCACCGCGAGGACGAGATCGCCGTACTCTGTTGTCCAGTCCTCGTCGGTGGCGGCGTCCATCTCGGCGATCTCGCGGGCGCGCTCGTCGCCGCGGAGTTCGACGCCGGCCTCGCGGTAGCGGTCGGCCATCGCGGGCAGGAACTCCTCGGCGACGGACTCGTGGACGAGCAGCGTCTCGACGGCGTTGCAGACCGCGGGGTACTGGACCTTCGCGTCGAAGGCGACGTCCTCGGCCATCGAGAGGTCCGCGTCGGCGTCGACGTAGACGTGACAGACGCCCTCGGTGTGGCCCAGGACGGGGATCGAGGTGTTGTCCTGGACGTACTCGACGAACGCCGAGCTCCCGCGGGGCATCAGGAGGTCGACCGCGTCGTCCCGCTCCAGGAGTGTCGCGACGTCCTCGCGGGCCTCGATGAGCTGGGCCCATCCCTCGGGCACCTCCTGGGCGGCCTCGCAGATGATCTCGTAGAGGACGCGGTTCGATTCGGCCGCCTCGCTGCCGCCCTTGAGGATGACCGCGTTGCCCGACTTGAGGCTGAGCGCGGCGATCTGCACCAGGGCGTCGGGGCGGGACTCGAAGACCGTGCCGAGGACGCCGATCGGGACCGACAGCTTGTACAGCTCCAGGCCCTCGTCGAGGCGGCGGGCTTCGAGGGTCTTCCCGAGGGGGTCCTCCTGGCCGGCGACGCTGCGGACCATCTCGGCGATACTCTCCAGTTTCGATTCGGAGAGCTTCAGCCGGTCGACGAACGCCTGGGTGTACTCGCCGGCTTCGAGGAGCTTCTCGGCCTCCTCGACGTCGGCGGCGTTGGCTTCGAGGATCTCCTCGCTGTGGGCCTCGATGGCGTCGGCGATCGCGTGCAGCGCGTCGTTGCGCGTCTTCTCGTCGAGGTTCGCGAGGTCCAGCGCCGCGGACTGTGCTTGCGTGATCTTGGTTTCTGTGTCGGTCATCGGCTGTTGTGAGAAGGTAGTCGGCGGACGGTCAATACCTGTTACGCTATCGTAGCGTTCGCACGTCTTCACTCACTCGATCACACGCTGGCGTGCGATCGGATGAGAAATCAGGTGCGAACGCTACGATATTCGCGGGCTATCTGTGGCTACTCGGGATCCTCGTGGCCGTTGATCGGCGTGAAGATGGTGCCGACCGCCTGCGCGGTCGCGACCTTCTCCAAGACGTCGGGCTCTGTCGAGCGCGCGATGATCGCCGGGATGCCGTGCTCGCTGACCCGGCGGGCGCCGCTCACCTTCGTCCGGATCCCGCCGAAGGAGCCGCTGGCGCTCGATTCGATGATGCGCTCGACCTCGTCGTAGTTCCGGCCGACGGCCTCGATCAGCTCCGCGTCGGCGTCGCGCTTTGGATTCCCGGTGTAGACGCCGTCGACGTCGGTGAGCGTCACGAGCAGATCGGCCCCGACGCCGATGGCGATCGACGAGGAGATCATATCGTTGTCGCCGATCCGGATCTCCTCGGTCGCGACGGCGTCGTTCTCGTTGACGATGGGGACGACGCCCCAGTCGAGCAGCGTCTCGACGGTGTTCTTGAAGTTCGTGAAGCGCTCGGGGTTCTCCAGGTCGTGTTCGGTCACGAGGATCTGGGCGACCGTGACGCCGTAGCGCTCGAAGCTCTCGGTGTAGCGCCGCATCAGGTGGCTCTGGCCGATCGTCGACAGCGCCTGGGACTCCTCGACGGTGTCGTCGCTGGCGAAGCCGGCGCGGCCCTTCCCGGCGCCGATCGCGCCCGAGGACACGAGGATGACCTCCTTGTCGCGCTCGATCAGGTCCGCGACATCGTCGACGAGCTTGTCGAGCTTCCCGTCGTCGAGATTCGAGGTCTCGTCGGTCAGGGAGTTGGTGCCGGCCTTGACGACGACACGGCCGGCCTCGGCCGCGAGCGTGCGGGCCCGGTCGATCTCCGCGTCCGCGACCGCGCCGCTCATTGCTCTCCGCCTTCGGCGTCGTCGGCCAGCTCCTCCGAGCGGCGCCGCGCGGCGGTCAGCGCGTCGCCGACGACTTCCTCGACGTCGCTGTTCCACAGCACGTCCATCCCCTCGATGGTGGTGCCGCCGGGCGAACAGACCGCGTCGATCAGCGTCTCGACGTCCCGATCGGAGCGGAGCACCGTCTCGGCCGCGCCCTTGAACGTCTGGGCCGCCAGCACCTCGGCGTTGTCGGGAGCGAGCCCCTCGTCGACGGCGCGGTCGGCCATCGCGCCCAGGAGGTAGAACACGAAGGCCGGGCCGCTGCCGTTGAGCGCCGTGGCGACGTGCATCAGGTCCTCGTCGATCACGACGTACTCGCCGAGGTCGTCGAGCATCTGCGCGACGTGTTCGTTCGGCTCGTCCCACGCGACCGCCGCGGCCATATTCCGCGTCTCGGCCGCGAGGTTCGGCATCACGCGGACGACCTCCGCGTCGGTCTCGGCGGAGACGACGGCCCGGGAGACGCCGGCCGCGATGGTGAGAAGCGTCCGGTCAGCGTCGAGTTCGAGGTCCTCCAAGACGAGCGGCACGATGTCGGGCTTGACCGCGAGCACGACGACGTCCGAATCCCGCACGTCGTCGAGGTCGGTGGTCGTCCGGTCGGCGTGCTGTTCGATCGCCTCGAAGGCCTCGGGGTCCACGTCGTAGGCCGTGATCCGGTAGCCGCCGGCCTCGGCGAGCCCCGTGATCAGGGCGCTCCCCATATTCCCGCAGCCGATGACGCTGACGTCGATCATTCTGTGTCCCACTACGCGATGCCGCCGATATACGAACTTTGGTTTCGGCCGGCGGCGCTCACATCCGCTTTCCGGCGTCGCGCGGAACGGCGACGCGCTCGCGGATCCCTCGGAGAAGCGCTCGCGACTCGGCTCGGAGGCCCGCAGTCACACCCGCGGTCGCAACCCTCATAATCCATAGTTCGAAACGTGCGCTCGGTGATGCTCCGATGACCTCGCCGCTCGAAGACCTCGGCTACCCGCTCGCGTTCCCGATCGAGGAGTCCGTCGCGGGGCTCGACGCCCCCGAACCCGCGCTCGGCCAGGCGCACCGCGCCCGCGTCCGCTCGCTCGGCGGGATGCAGAAGGAAGCGCTCGTGACAGACGCCCGCACGGGGACGACCTGGCGGCTCGCCAGCGACGAGGGCGAGTACCTCGAAGGCGACGACGTGGCGCCCGCGCCGCTGGCGCATATGACGACCGGGATGGTGAGCTCCTTCGCCAGCGAGATCCTCGCGCTCGCCGACGAGCGCGGTATCGACGTCCGCGACCTCGAAGTGACCCAGGACAGCTACTACACGATGACCGGCTCCGCGCTGGCGGGGACGATGACCGGCGGCGCACTCCCCGTCGATCTCGACGTGACCATCGACGCCGACGCCGACGAGGGGACGCTGCGGGACCTGGTCGGCGACGCCGTCCGGACCGCGCCAGTCTACGGCCTGATCGACGGCGTCCACGACAGCACGTTCACGCTCGTCGCGAACGGCGAGGAGGTCGAGCCCGATCGGGTGACGCGGCTCGACGGCCCCGTCGAAGCCGACCCCGAGGGCCTGTTCGAGTCGATCCCGCGGGACGCCGACGAGCGGCAACCGCCGATCGTCCACCGCACGGGGCGGGAGACCGAACCGCTCCCCGACGGCGACGAGAAGTACACGAGCGGCGCGGGCTCCAGCCTCTCCGAAGACCAAGACCGGATCCTCCACCTCCGCGGGACCTGCACGCTCCGAGCGGACGGCACGAAGCACGTCGCCGTCGAGCTGTTCAGCCCGATCGGGACGGTCTTCGAGTTCGTCTCGGACGACCCGCCGGGGCGCGGCGGCGAGGGACGCGCGCCCGATCCGATGACCTACGTCGCCGCCGGGATCGGCTTCTGCTTCATGACGCAGATGGGCCGCTACGCCGACATCGTCGACGCCGACCTGGACGCCTACCGGATCGTCCAGGACACCCACGTCGCCCGCGGCGACGCCGGCGGGAGCGGCGAGCGCACTCCCGCCCGGTCCGCGCCCGTGGAGACGCACGTCTTCGTCGACACCGGGGAAGACGAGTCGTTCGCGCGGGAACTGCTCGATATGTCCGAGCAGACGTGCTTCCTCCACGCACTCTGTCGGACCGACCTCGACGGCCCGAACGCGAATTTATCGGATTAATTATAAAATAAACCGAACGGCTCTCGGACGTACCCGTCGGCTCAGCGCACCTCGCAGGTGTCGATGCCGACGAGCGAGTACACGCCGCACCGACCCGTGAGTCCCGTCCCGAGCATCAGCAGCGCGACGATCCCGAGGACGAGCGAGAGGATCCCCGGGCCGGGAACGACGCTCCCGAGGATGCCGAGCGAGACGAGGCCGGCGAGCGCGCCGACGACGATCCGCACGATACTATCAGTCTGACCGACGTTTTTCTCCATACCGTAATATTGGAGCAAGCACACATAATTGTTCCTGCCGTTTCCGACTCACTCCCGGATCGCGCGGCGCCGCGATTCGATCAGGTCGAAGTCGCTCTCGGTGTCGCCCAGGACGAACAGCGCGTGGTAGCGGAGGTACGTCTGGGCCGGCACGCCCGCCAGCAGGCCGAAGGCGAGCATCGCCAGCACGAACACCGCGACGGCGACGGCGATGACGGCCCAGCCCGCGACCTCGGCGACGCTCAGGAGGCCGACGCCGACGAGGCCGACGACCCCGAGCGGGATGGCGGCGACGACCGCGACGAACACCGTGACGATGCTCACGGCGATGCCGATCGCGAGCTGGAGCACGAATCCGACCACGGCGTAGGCGGCGTACTGCTTCCACTGGCCCGAGAGCGTCGGCCAGAAACGCCGCCACGCGGAGAGCAGGCCGCGTTCTTCTTTGAGCATAATCGGGACGACGAACATCGTCGTGAACCCCGAGAGCAGGCCCGTGACGATCGAGACGACGAGGAACACCGGAATCGCCAGCAGGACTAACGCCACGGAAATCCCGCCGTATCCGAGGAACGCCGGACCGAAGACCGCGAAGGCGAGCGCCGCGAAGACGGCGAGCGACAGCAGCCCGACGACGAGGCGGAACCCGAACAGTCGGAGGCCGAGCCGCCAGTACCGGCTCCAGTAGGCCCGCACGCGGACGGTCTCTTTGCGCAGCGATTCGACGAAGACGAACTCCATCACCGACCCGACGAGCAGGAACGCGAGCACGACGAGCACGATCGCCGCGGCGATGGCGCCGATCAGGAACAGTTCGGCGCCGCCGGGGAGTGCCGCCTCGGGCGTGCCCGCGGGGACCGACGGCGCCTCGCCCCCGCTGGGGACGCCGCCCGTGGACTGGAAAGGGAACCCGACGCCGGAGCTCCCGACGAAGAACACCACGAGCGCCAACCGCGCCCACCGACCGAGGTCGAACGGCCACAGCAGGTCGCGGGCGGCGGCGCCGGCGTCGTCGACCGCATCGAGGGCGTACAGCGTCATCGACGGCCCTCCAGGGACCTGGCGGGGCGTCGGTCTGGCGGGGTGTCGCTACGACTCGGAGGGAGGGGACCAATTCTGCACATCGCGAGCGACATATCAGCACGAGTAAACAAAGTCGTTGCGGTCGCTACGGCGCCAGTCCACAGATCGGGGCCGCGGATCGAATCGAATCAGATCGGACAGTTCGGATCAGACCGGACCGAATCGAATCAGATCGGACAGTTCGGATCAGACCGGACCGAATCGAATCAGATCGGACAGTTCGGATCGATCAGATCGAGATCAGAACGATCGCGAGGACGCTGAAGAAGATGCCCGCCACCTTCCGCGGGGTGAGCGCCTCGTCGAACGCGACGATCCCGATCACCGAACTCACGACGATGAACAGGCCGTAGATCGGCACGACGATGCTCACCGGACCGAGCGCGAGCGCGCGGTAGTAGGTCAGGAGGCCGACGGTGAGGAGCACGCCGAGCGCGACGACGTGCGGCGTGTACCGGTGGCGGAGGTACGGCACCGGAGACTGGCCGCGGGAGGCCAAGGCGACGCCCACGACGACCAGGAGGACGGAGTTCGAGAGGAACACCGCCGGCGTGCTCGGGATCGTCTCCATCGCGATCTTCAGGAGCGGCGCCACCAGGCTGTAGGTGAGGAAGGCCAGGAGCGAAAAGCCCAGATACCGTCGCATATCACTCGGCCCCCGAACTCAGATAGACCGCGACGATCGCCGAGGCGATGCCGCCGATCCGCGTCGGCGTCACCGACTCCCCGAGAAAGAGGATGCCGATCACCGAGCTCCCGACGATGAACATCCCGTAGATCGGGACGACGACGCTCACCGGTCCGCGTTGCAGCGCGTAGTAGTACGAGAGGATGCCGACTCCGAGGAACACGCCGCCGACGTAGATGTAGCCCGCGCGGGGTTCGGCCACGTACGACAGCGGATTCAGGCCGGTCGCGACCATCACGCCGAGCGTGAGCACGAGGAAGACCGCGGTGGCGAGAAACAGCGAGACGGCCGGCGGGACCTCCTCTGTCACCTTGCTCGTCAGCGGTGCCAACGCCCCGTACGACACGAGGGCGACGATCACCCACGGGAGATAGTCCATAGGCGGCCATTTTCCCGTTCGGTATAACGGTGTTACGTCCGCGGCCGACCGGCGCTCAGTTGGGCGTCGTGACGCCGTCGGCGGGGCCGCCGGCCGACAGGTGGTCGAACGCCGCGATCGGCGCCGTGCCGTCGGTCCAGGCCAGCCGTCCGTCGACGGCGACCTCGAGGCCGTCGTAGGGTTCGAACCGCGCGGACGCCGAATCGAGGAACCGCCGCAGTTCGCCGCTTTCGGCGGTCTCGGCGTCGACGTAGGTGTTCGCGAAGGTGAGCCGTGCCGCCTCCGCCGAGAACCGCCACGCCTTCAGCTGGCCCGTGATGTCGTCGGCGCGGAACCCCCGCGAGGTCGACCCGTCCATCGCCTCGGGATAGCACCAGAGCGCGTCGGGCGAGTCGACGCGTCCGAGCATCGACGCCACGTAGTCGTTTCCGTCGGCGTATTGGCCGGTATCGGGACTCGGAGCGTCGATGATCGCCTTCGCGCAGGCGACGGCGTCGCCGTCGAAGAACGGGTGGACCGCGAGCACCGCGT
This is a stretch of genomic DNA from Halobellus sp. MBLA0158. It encodes these proteins:
- the proC gene encoding pyrroline-5-carboxylate reductase, which codes for MIDVSVIGCGNMGSALITGLAEAGGYRITAYDVDPEAFEAIEQHADRTTTDLDDVRDSDVVVLAVKPDIVPLVLEDLELDADRTLLTIAAGVSRAVVSAETDAEVVRVMPNLAAETRNMAAAVAWDEPNEHVAQMLDDLGEYVVIDEDLMHVATALNGSGPAFVFYLLGAMADRAVDEGLAPDNAEVLAAQTFKGAAETVLRSDRDVETLIDAVCSPGGTTIEGMDVLWNSDVEEVVGDALTAARRRSEELADDAEGGEQ
- a CDS encoding OsmC family protein; the encoded protein is MTSPLEDLGYPLAFPIEESVAGLDAPEPALGQAHRARVRSLGGMQKEALVTDARTGTTWRLASDEGEYLEGDDVAPAPLAHMTTGMVSSFASEILALADERGIDVRDLEVTQDSYYTMTGSALAGTMTGGALPVDLDVTIDADADEGTLRDLVGDAVRTAPVYGLIDGVHDSTFTLVANGEEVEPDRVTRLDGPVEADPEGLFESIPRDADERQPPIVHRTGRETEPLPDGDEKYTSGAGSSLSEDQDRILHLRGTCTLRADGTKHVAVELFSPIGTVFEFVSDDPPGRGGEGRAPDPMTYVAAGIGFCFMTQMGRYADIVDADLDAYRIVQDTHVARGDAGGSGERTPARSAPVETHVFVDTGEDESFARELLDMSEQTCFLHALCRTDLDGPNANLSD
- a CDS encoding YgaP family membrane protein: MEKNVGQTDSIVRIVVGALAGLVSLGILGSVVPGPGILSLVLGIVALLMLGTGLTGRCGVYSLVGIDTCEVR
- a CDS encoding DUF7544 domain-containing protein, which produces MTLYALDAVDDAGAAARDLLWPFDLGRWARLALVVFFVGSSGVGFPFQSTGGVPSGGEAPSVPAGTPEAALPGGAELFLIGAIAAAIVLVVLAFLLVGSVMEFVFVESLRKETVRVRAYWSRYWRLGLRLFGFRLVVGLLSLAVFAALAFAVFGPAFLGYGGISVALVLLAIPVFLVVSIVTGLLSGFTTMFVVPIMLKEERGLLSAWRRFWPTLSGQWKQYAAYAVVGFVLQLAIGIAVSIVTVFVAVVAAIPLGVVGLVGVGLLSVAEVAGWAVIAVAVAVFVLAMLAFGLLAGVPAQTYLRYHALFVLGDTESDFDLIESRRRAIRE
- a CDS encoding EamA family transporter, translated to MRRYLGFSLLAFLTYSLVAPLLKIAMETIPSTPAVFLSNSVLLVVVGVALASRGQSPVPYLRHRYTPHVVALGVLLTVGLLTYYRALALGPVSIVVPIYGLFIVVSSVIGIVAFDEALTPRKVAGIFFSVLAIVLISI
- a CDS encoding EamA family transporter yields the protein MDYLPWVIVALVSYGALAPLTSKVTEEVPPAVSLFLATAVFLVLTLGVMVATGLNPLSYVAEPRAGYIYVGGVFLGVGILSYYYALQRGPVSVVVPIYGMFIVGSSVIGILFLGESVTPTRIGGIASAIVAVYLSSGAE